The sequence CGCGCACGCCGCGTCCAGATTGCCCGACTCCAGCTCGGCCACCGCGGAGACGACGAGCCGCAGTCCGTGCGAACGGACGAACTCCTCGGTCGGCTGGGACAGTGCCTGCTCGGTGAAGCGCCGCACCTGCCGGGGCGCCTTGAGGTCGCGGTAGCACTCGGCGGCGTCGGCCGCGAACCTGTCGTACGAGTAGAAGCCGAGCCACGACGGGTCGGCGTCCCCCGCCCTGGACCGCTCCAGCCAGCCCTCGGCGGCCTTGAGCGCGGCCCCCGCGGCCGCCGCGTCCCCCGCCTTCGCGTGCGCCCGCGCCTCCACCAGCCGGAAGAAGCTCATGGTGCGGGCGGTGGCGAGCCCGCGGTTGCGTTCGACGGCGGCCTGCGCGAGGTCGACCCCTTCGTCGGCGAAGCCGCGGTAGGTCGCCTGGAGGGACATCGACACGAGCACATACCCGCCGAGCGGTACGTCGGCGGCGGCGCGGGCCAGGCGCAGGGCCTGGATGTAGTAGCGCTGGGCGGCTTCCTGCTGGCCGGTGTCGAAGGCCATCCACCCGGCCAGCCTGGTCAGTTCGGCCGAGGCGCCGAAGAGGGCGCGGCCCACCTCGTCGCTGTAGGAGCCGAGGAGCAGCGGCGCTGCGTCGACCCGTAAGCACTCCGGAACCATGGAGGAACGCCAGTCCCCGCCGCCGTACTTGGAGTCCCAGCGGCGCGCGTCCTGGGCCGCCTCGCGCAGCTTGGCCACATCGCTGTGGCCGACCCGCAGCGGCGAGGCGTCGGCCGCCGACTCCGGGCCGGGCTGGAGGGGCACGGACCCCTGCGCACCGTGCCCGATCAGTGCGCCGGGCATGCCCGGCGCGCCCGACGGGCCGAGTGCGCTCCGCAGGTTCTGAGCGGCGTGCGCGCCCTGCGCGCCCTGTGCGCCGAGGATGGCGACCCGGGCAGCCGCGGAGTCCCGCGCCACCGAGGGATCGGCGGGGGTTATCAGCCATCGGGAGGCGGGGGTCGCGTACGCGCTGACGGCGAACGACCCCGCCAGCGACTGCCAGATTCCGCCGCCGCCCCGCCGCCCGGCCAGATCCAGTCGGTACAGCTCGGTCGCCGACCGCACCGCTTCGCCCACGTCACGCGGGAAGGCGAGTCCGACCTCGGGCGCCGGGTCGGCGTCCGCGAGCCCGATCTCGTGCAGCGGGACCGGCCGGCCGAGCTTGGCGCCGATCGCCGCAGCGATGAGATGGGGCGCGGCGCCCTGCGGCACCATGCCCTTGGCGACCCACCGGGCCACCGAGGTCTTGTCGTAGCGAAGTGTCAGACCGCGCTGTGCTCCGAGGTCGTTGACCCGCCGGGCGAGGCCGGCGTTACTGATTCCCGCGAGGGCGAGAACCGTGCCGAGCTTCTCGTTCGGCCCGCGTTGCTCCCTGGACATGCGCCACCCCTCGACACACAGACAGCCGCCGCGACACCGAGGGCGGCGCGCGGCATTCGTGCCGATGCCTCCCCAGGTTCGAACCCCGTCACTCCGGCTGCACACGCATTTGGCCGAGCCCCGAGGAATATGCCGCCCTGCTGAGAACATCAGTAAACCCAGCGTAGTTCGCCGCATCCCTACCGTTAAGGGGCGAGCGTCCGGATGGCGGGATTGTTGTCCGTGCGGGCGGCCGGTGTTCGAATCCCGGGCGTGTGCCGGGCAGGGTCCGGCGTGCTCCTGTTGTGTGGCCGTGCGCCCGGCCGTGCGCTCTGGCCCGGCCCGCTCCGGGAGGGCTTCCATGGATGCTGCGTGGGTCGGCCCGCTGTACTGGACTCAGTGGGCTGGGGGATACTGCCGCCCCATTCCCCGCGGGCGGCGGACCGGTCCGGGAGGTGAGGCCCACCTCCCGGGCTGTGCGTGGAGCCGCTCGGCGCGGGGGGTGAAAGCGGACAATCGCCGGTTGCGGCGCGCGCCGAGAATGGCTGAATGACGACGCTGGGGTGATGCTCTGGTCAACGGTCCGACTATGGCCGGATTTCGACCGCTCGTGCGGGCGGTCAACCGGGCGGCCGCAACGCCGCACCGGCCATTCGGGGCTGACGCTTCGGCTCCACAACACCCGGAAGCCATCGTTCCGTTGCGGATGGGCCGCCGCTCGCCCCCGGGAAGCGGTGCCGGGCCCTTGCCAGGGGCGCATGCTCTTCCGGCGTGCGCTGCCCGTACCCCCTCCCGTACGCCGTTGTCGTGGCAGCATGTCCCGCAGCGGTGTCCCGTTCTCCCTGTGCACCGCTTTGTCCACAGCCTGTGGAGGCGGCGATGCGTTGGTTGGTGGGGTGGAGCAGTATCGCCGCGAGTTTCGGCACCGTCGGCGCGGTCGGTGCCGGCGGGGAGGGGCGCACGGTCCAGCCCGTGGGCTCCCAACTCCTGTGGGGAGACCCCGATCCGCTCTGGGCCGTCGGTGACTGGCGCCCCGACGAGATCCGCGTCATCGACGTCGCGACCCCCGAAGGCGCCCCCACCGCGCGCCTCGCCGTCCTCGGCTGCTGCGGGGCCACCGACGAACAGCTGCGCGTCGGGCTGCTCTCCGCACGCGGCGGGGCGATGCGTCATCTCACCGCCTGGCCGGGCAGTTACACGGCCGTCGTGCAGATCGGCCGCCGGATCACCGTCGCGGGGGACCTGGCCGGAGCCCGGCCCGTATTCCACACGCCCTGGGCCAACGGCACCGCCTACGCCACCGCGGCCCTTCCCCTCGCCGACCTCATCGAAGCCCAGCTGGACATCGGCCATCTCGCCGCCCTGCTCGCCTGCCCCGAGACACCGGAGGCGCTGGGCGACGGCACACCGTACGTCGGTGTGAAGCGGGTCCCGCCGGGACACGCGCTGATCCTGCGCGAGGGCTCGCGCGAGATCACCGGGTACGAGGCGGTGGCCTCGCTCGCCGTCGCGGCACCCCAGGCCGACCCGGTACACGCCGTCGAGGGCGTACGGGACGCGCTCGTCGAAGCGGTACGCGCCCGGCTCACGGCCCCGCGCCACGCCCCGGAAACCCTGCCGCCGGACCCCGGACCGGTGCCCGGCATGGGACCCGCCGAACGCCGGGCGGCGCGCGGCGCACCCGTGCCGGGCGTCGGCTCCGACCTCTCCGGAGGAAGCGCGTCCGCCACCCTCGCGCTGCTGGCCTCCGGACTGCCCGGACTCCCCGGCACCCTCCTCGGCCACGGCACGGAGGCGGGGGAGCGGCTGCTCGCGGTCACCTTCAACGACCTCACCACCCGCGGTCACGAGGACGAACTCGAACGCGCCCGAGCCATCGCCGCCAACCCGCGCCTGCACCATGTGGTGGTCGCGGCGGGCGAGGAGGCACTGCCGTACGCGGCGCTGGACAGCGGCCCGCTCACCGACGAACCGGCCCCTTCCCTGGTCGTCTCCGAGCGTCACCGCCGCCGGCTCGCCGCGGGCAGCGCCGACCACTTCGTCGGCCACGGCGCCCGGCAGGTGCTGGACGCGCACCCGGCCCGCCTCGCCGACCTGCTGATGGACCGGCGCAGACGCCACATCGTGCGCCCCCTGGCGGCCCTCACCAAGGCCGAAGGCCCCGCGGCGCGCTCCCTGTTCGTCCCGCTCACGCTCTACCGCGCGGCGCGGCGGCTGGCCCGTACGTCGTACCGCACCGGCCTGGAGACGGCGGCCGACCGGCTGCCCGACGCCAACCGTTACGCCCCCGACCTCGACACCCCGGCCGATGCCTCGCTCGCCGCCCTCGCCTGGTCGCGCCCCGGACCCGCGGCGCGCTGGCTGACGGGGGAGGCGCTGGCCCAAGTGGCGGTTCGCCTTCAGGAGGCGGCGATCCGGCCGACCTCCGTGCAGCGCCCGGGAGAGGCCCGCGCCCGCGCCGCCCTCGCCCGCAGCGCCGCCGACCACCGCATCCTGGAGCAGGCCGCCGAGGTCCGCAGCCAGCGCCTCCACGCCCCGTTCCTCGACAACCAGGTCGTCCGGGCCGCCCGGGCCCTTCCCGAATCCCTCCGCGTCCAACCGGGCGCACGGGCCGCGATCCTGCGCCGGGTCCTGGGCGGCGCGGGCATCCACGACCTCCCGCCCGGCTGGGGAGCCCCGTCCCAGGCCACCTCGGCCGTCGCCACCCGCACCGGTCTGCGCGCCGCGCTCCCCGAGCTGATGGCACTGTTCGACGCCCCGCTGCTGGCCGACGCGGGCCTGGTCGAGGCACGCGTCGTACGCAAGGCCCTGCGGGCCGCCTCCGAGGGCGAACCCCTCCCGCTGGACGGCCTGGCCGACCTGGCCTCCACGGAACTCTGGCTCCGCCGCCTCCTCGCCCGCCGAGGCACCTGCTGGACGGGCACGGCGGCTCCACGCCAACGCGCGGTGGCGGGCGGAGTGGTCCCTGCCGGACGCACCCTCCAGCCGTGACCGTCCGCGGCCCGGTCCACCGGCGGCCGGTGCTCCGGCTCACCGCTTCCGGCCCGGCCCCGCTCGGTCACCGCTCCCGGCTGCCGCTGTCCGGTCACCGGCGCCGGCTCACCGGCAGCTGATCCTCGACTCCGCCCAGTCGGCCAGACCCACACCGCCGAGCGGCGACTGCGCCTCCACGACGAGCCGGATCGACGACTGACCGCCGATGCCCACGCTCACCGGAACGGCGGGCTCGCCGCCCTCCATGACCGGGGACTGCCACAGCCGGACACCGGCCCCGTCGAAGACGGAGAAACGCACGGAGCCGAGCCCCATCGTCAGATCGTCGATGCCGACCTTCGCCTCGTAGCGGGTGCACTCCCGGTTCAGCTGGATGGTGACCGACGAATTGGCGTGCACCGTCACCCCGGGCGCGTACGAAGTGGACGCGATCGACACCCGGGAGCGCTGCCAGAGCCAGCTGCTGTCGCCGAACACCACCTCGGGCTCGGTGTGGTCCCCGAGCAGGGTGTAGCCGAGCTCGCTGACCTGGTAGACGGTCGGGGCGGGTGGCGGCGGTTTCGGGCTGGGCGGAGGCGTGGGCGTCGGCGCGGGCGGCTTCGGTGCCGGGGGCGTGGGCTTCGGTGTGGGCGTCGGTGTGGGCTCGGGCGTGGCCTTCGGCGGGGGTGTGGGCGTGGGCTTCGGCTTCGGTTCGGGCGGCGGAGCCGGTGCCGGCGGCGCGGGCGCCGCCGGAGGCTTCGGCTTCGGCTTCGGCGGCGGAGCGGGAGACGGCACCACGGGAGCCACCACGGGCGGCTTGGCGACGGGCTTCGGTTCCGGCTGGTCGTCGCCGACCAGCGCCCACACCAGCCCGGCGGCGGCCGCCACGGCCACCGTCGCGGCGATCCCGGCCTTCACCGGTGCCCCGAGCCCTTCCGCGGCGGCACCACCGGCGGCACCCCCGGACGCGCCTCCGCCGGTCGCCGCGGCGGCGGCCCCGGCACCCGCGGCTCCCGCCACGCCGCCCGCGACGATGCCCGCGGCCTTGAGCGAGTACCCGGCGGCGAACCACCCGATGACCGCGACCGGGAGCAGCGCCGGAATCCCGGCGTTCACATGGTCCAGCTCGCCCGCCGCGACCCGGCACCGCGCGCACTCGTCCAGGTGCTTGCGCAGCCCGCGCTCGGCCCGCATCCGCAGACCGCCCCGGGCATAGGCGCCGAGCCGGTCGGCGTACTGGGCGCAGTCGCCGCCCGTCGTGAGCGCCCGGCTCACATGGGCCTGCAAATACGCCTGCTTGAGTCCCTCACGGGCCCGGCTGGCCAGAACGGCCGTGGCGTTGGCGGTCAGACCGAACAGCGGGGCGATCTCGCTCGGCGACTCCTCCTCCACGGTGGTGTGCCACAGCACGGCCTGCCAGCGCTCCGGCAGACTGCGGAACGCCTGCATGGCCATCGTCTGTTCGGCCTCGTGCATCGCCATCACGTCGGCGCCGAGGTCGAGGGTGTCGTCGTCCGACAGCTCGGAGGTACGCGACGCCTGCGCGGCGAACACCGCGAAGTCATCGACCAGATGCTCCCGCTTCGCGCTTTTCGTCCAGGCGGCGGCGACATGGCGGACGGCGGTCATGAGGTAGGCCCGGACGGCTTCCTGCGGCCCCTTGCCGCCGCGTACCGCTTGCAGTGTCCGAGCGAAGACCTCCGCCGTCAGGTCGTCGGCGGTGTGCCCGTCCCGGCAACAGCTGCGGGCGTAGCGGCGCACCGCGCCCGAGTGCCGCCGGAACAGCTCCTCGTACGCGCCGTCGTCACCGGCCCGCATGCCCTGGATCAGCTGGACGTCGGACAGCCCGAGGTCGGCGGAACCACCGCGGCCCTCCCGCTGCGACGGAACGGCGATCCCGGCACTGCCCGCGGGGCCGGTGGAGGAAGAGGGACCTGACGAGGAATCGGACAAGTAAGGGGAGCCGGGTGAGGACAGGCCGCCGGCGGACGGGGCGCTGTCGACCGGCGCGGGCCACGGGCCGGGCAGCACGGTGCCGCCCTCGGCATCGTCGTCCGGCCGTACGCGTCCGGCCTGACTCGGCACCTGCCCCAAGGGCAGCCCACCGGTCTCCGTCCCCGTGCCTCCGCCCGCGGCAGTGATGCCGTCGAGCGGTTCTTCCTGTTGCCCGTCACCGCTCACAGCGGAAGCCCCCGTATGCACCCTTCGGACCCGAACACCGGGCAAGAGTGCCATACGGCCCCGTGGCCGCGAACGGTCAGCCCTGCCAACCACTCATCCGGGGCGTTTTTCCGAATGGGAGCACTAGCCGTCGCCCATTCGGGGAATGCTTCTGGGCGATCTTCAGCCGCCGGGTGCCGGTCGGCCGGGAACCGGGGCCGCCGCACGGGTCCGTCCCGCCCATGCCCGGCCGACCGAAGCCGGCCGACCGGGCCGAACAGACACCCACCGCGCAGAACGCGGTCACGCAGAACGCGGTCACGCGGGACGCGGTCATGCAGACACCGTCACGCAGGACGCGGTCACGCAGACACCGTCACGCGGGACGGGACCGCAGGCCCTCCAGCAGAATGTCCAGCAGCCGTGTCGAAGCGGCCGCCTGCTGAGCGGCGTCGGGCAGCGAAGGCGCGGCCGTGGCGATGACCAGGAGAACGTCGGCCACCGTCACATCACCGCGCAGCTCACCCGACTCCCGCGCCCGGTCCACCAAGCGGCCCACGATCTCCAACAGCTCGGCCGCTCCCGAATCGTCGTCGTCCAGACCGTCCACGGCCGCGGAGCGCTGCGGGACCACCCGGAGATCGGGCTGCCCCGCGCTCTGCCGCTGCTGCGGAACACGCGTCTCGTCGACGATGTCGCCGGAGACCGGACCCACCGCCGAGCCGGGCTCGTCCGCGGCGGCCCCGACCCGCAGCACCTGCGGCGGCAGCAGCCGTCCCGCACCCGACGCCACGGATGTCCGCAGGAAGCGGGAGAGTGCGGACCAGGGCTCCTCCTCCTGCCCGAGAGCCGTCCGCGCCTGCTCGGTCAGCCGGGCGGTCTCCTCCTCGGCTATCCGCCGTACCAGCACGTCCTTGCTCGGGAACCGCCGGTAGACGGTGCCGACCCCGACCCTGGCGCGGCGTGCCACGTCTTCCATCGGAGCGCCGTACCCCAGCTCGCCGAACACTTCACGTGCGGCTCGCAGGACATGTTCCAGGTTGCGCTGTGCGTCCACACGGAGCGGCGCCGAACGCGGCGTGCCCCCGTTGCCTCCGGCCGACGGAACGGTCACGGCCGATCCGACCGGTCCCACCGCCCCGAGCGGTGCCGCCGAACCTATGGTTCCGACCGCCCCCACTGAGCTCAGCCGCCCGTTGCCCTCGGACGAGGACGAGACAGCAGCCTGCCAATGCGAATCCTGAATGTGCATAACTTCCCCCGGTTATGACGTCTCCCCCCGGAGACTTCCCCGCCGTGTCGGTCGGGGAGCGGATCACAACCTAGTCCGAACCCGACACCCCGACGGGTTACGAACATAGTTGAGCCCGGGTCAATTCAGAAGGGGGTAGTTCCGCACGGAGCGCCCCCCGATCGGAGCAAGGGCCGGTTGGTTCCCGATTCCACCCCATCCCCTCGCGCCTCCCGCAAGGTCTGACCTGCGCAACTGCACTGTTCCGCGGTGCGTGGTCCCCGATGGGCCGTCAGGATCCTCCGGTCACACAATTTGCCGGGGCTGTGGACAAACCCCCGACTCCGTTGCGTCATGGGGTGGTGATGGCTCCAGATTCCCGGGGGACGACCCCCGGCACCCGGCCAAGTGTGCGCATTCTCGTCGTCGGCGGCGGCTACGTCGGGATGTACACAGCGCTGCGTCTCCAGCGGAAGCTGAAGCAGAGACTCAAGAGCGGCGACGCCGAGATCGTGGTCGTCACGCCCGAGCCGTACATGACCTACCAGCCGTTTCTTCCCGAAGCGGCCGCGGGCTCGATCTCGCCGCGCCATGTGGTCGTGCCGCTCCGCCGTGTCCTCGGCCAGTGCAAGATCGTCATCGGTGAGGCGCAGCGGATCGACCACGCCAAAAGGACCGCGACCGTCACCACCCTCGCCACCGGCGAGGAGGGCACCGGTGCCGTGGAGATCCGCTACGACGAGATCGTCATCGCCCCCGGCTCCGTATCGCGCACCCTCCCGGTCCCCGGGCTCGCGGAGTTCGGCATCGGCTTCAAGACCGTCGAGGAAGCC is a genomic window of Streptomyces sp. NBC_01237 containing:
- a CDS encoding sporulation protein encodes the protein MSREQRGPNEKLGTVLALAGISNAGLARRVNDLGAQRGLTLRYDKTSVARWVAKGMVPQGAAPHLIAAAIGAKLGRPVPLHEIGLADADPAPEVGLAFPRDVGEAVRSATELYRLDLAGRRGGGGIWQSLAGSFAVSAYATPASRWLITPADPSVARDSAAARVAILGAQGAQGAHAAQNLRSALGPSGAPGMPGALIGHGAQGSVPLQPGPESAADASPLRVGHSDVAKLREAAQDARRWDSKYGGGDWRSSMVPECLRVDAAPLLLGSYSDEVGRALFGASAELTRLAGWMAFDTGQQEAAQRYYIQALRLARAAADVPLGGYVLVSMSLQATYRGFADEGVDLAQAAVERNRGLATARTMSFFRLVEARAHAKAGDAAAAGAALKAAEGWLERSRAGDADPSWLGFYSYDRFAADAAECYRDLKAPRQVRRFTEQALSQPTEEFVRSHGLRLVVSAVAELESGNLDAACAAGTRAVEVAGRISSARTTEYVRDLLHRLEPYGDEPRVAELRERARPLLVAPV
- a CDS encoding asparagine synthase-related protein, producing MRWLVGWSSIAASFGTVGAVGAGGEGRTVQPVGSQLLWGDPDPLWAVGDWRPDEIRVIDVATPEGAPTARLAVLGCCGATDEQLRVGLLSARGGAMRHLTAWPGSYTAVVQIGRRITVAGDLAGARPVFHTPWANGTAYATAALPLADLIEAQLDIGHLAALLACPETPEALGDGTPYVGVKRVPPGHALILREGSREITGYEAVASLAVAAPQADPVHAVEGVRDALVEAVRARLTAPRHAPETLPPDPGPVPGMGPAERRAARGAPVPGVGSDLSGGSASATLALLASGLPGLPGTLLGHGTEAGERLLAVTFNDLTTRGHEDELERARAIAANPRLHHVVVAAGEEALPYAALDSGPLTDEPAPSLVVSERHRRRLAAGSADHFVGHGARQVLDAHPARLADLLMDRRRRHIVRPLAALTKAEGPAARSLFVPLTLYRAARRLARTSYRTGLETAADRLPDANRYAPDLDTPADASLAALAWSRPGPAARWLTGEALAQVAVRLQEAAIRPTSVQRPGEARARAALARSAADHRILEQAAEVRSQRLHAPFLDNQVVRAARALPESLRVQPGARAAILRRVLGGAGIHDLPPGWGAPSQATSAVATRTGLRAALPELMALFDAPLLADAGLVEARVVRKALRAASEGEPLPLDGLADLASTELWLRRLLARRGTCWTGTAAPRQRAVAGGVVPAGRTLQP
- a CDS encoding TetR/AcrR family transcriptional regulator; translated protein: MHIQDSHWQAAVSSSSEGNGRLSSVGAVGTIGSAAPLGAVGPVGSAVTVPSAGGNGGTPRSAPLRVDAQRNLEHVLRAAREVFGELGYGAPMEDVARRARVGVGTVYRRFPSKDVLVRRIAEEETARLTEQARTALGQEEEPWSALSRFLRTSVASGAGRLLPPQVLRVGAAADEPGSAVGPVSGDIVDETRVPQQRQSAGQPDLRVVPQRSAAVDGLDDDDSGAAELLEIVGRLVDRARESGELRGDVTVADVLLVIATAAPSLPDAAQQAAASTRLLDILLEGLRSRPA
- a CDS encoding sigma-70 family RNA polymerase sigma factor; translated protein: MSGDGQQEEPLDGITAAGGGTGTETGGLPLGQVPSQAGRVRPDDDAEGGTVLPGPWPAPVDSAPSAGGLSSPGSPYLSDSSSGPSSSTGPAGSAGIAVPSQREGRGGSADLGLSDVQLIQGMRAGDDGAYEELFRRHSGAVRRYARSCCRDGHTADDLTAEVFARTLQAVRGGKGPQEAVRAYLMTAVRHVAAAWTKSAKREHLVDDFAVFAAQASRTSELSDDDTLDLGADVMAMHEAEQTMAMQAFRSLPERWQAVLWHTTVEEESPSEIAPLFGLTANATAVLASRAREGLKQAYLQAHVSRALTTGGDCAQYADRLGAYARGGLRMRAERGLRKHLDECARCRVAAGELDHVNAGIPALLPVAVIGWFAAGYSLKAAGIVAGGVAGAAGAGAAAAATGGGASGGAAGGAAAEGLGAPVKAGIAATVAVAAAAGLVWALVGDDQPEPKPVAKPPVVAPVVPSPAPPPKPKPKPPAAPAPPAPAPPPEPKPKPTPTPPPKATPEPTPTPTPKPTPPAPKPPAPTPTPPPSPKPPPPAPTVYQVSELGYTLLGDHTEPEVVFGDSSWLWQRSRVSIASTSYAPGVTVHANSSVTIQLNRECTRYEAKVGIDDLTMGLGSVRFSVFDGAGVRLWQSPVMEGGEPAVPVSVGIGGQSSIRLVVEAQSPLGGVGLADWAESRISCR